CTGGGAAGTCCGGAGCGGGTGGTGAAAACGCTAGCCGGAGTTGGCGTCTCGGCTCCCTGGGTCGGGGCGTCCACGGCTCTGGCGTAACGTAGACGTCTCCAGACCCGCGGCGGCCGTCTCGAAGATCGCAGCTACCCGCGAAGCTGAAAAAGGAGTGAGCGATGCTCAGGAGCGTGAACGGCCTAAGGGGGTTTACGATCGGTGCGACCGATGGTGACATTGGACAGGTCGAGGCATTCTATTTCGACGACACGTGCTTTACGATCCGACACCTAGTGGTCGATACCGGCAGCTGGCTGAGCGGCCGGAAGGTCCTCGTCTCGCCGATGGCGCTGGGTGACATCGATTGGGATAACCGGCGTATCAACGCCGCGTTGACGAAGGCTCAGGTGGAGAAGAGCCCGGACATCGACACGGACCGGCCGGTTTCGCGCCAGCAGGAGGTCGAATACTACCGGTACTACGGGTATCCATCGTACTGGAGTGGGCCGTACCTTTGGGGCGGCTATCCATTTCCCGTCACGCCCCCTGGCCGGGCGACCGCCCTCGAACACGAACGACGCTGGGAGTGGCGGTCCGAGGAGAGTGGCGATCCGCATCTCAGGAGCTCGGCGGCCGTGATCGGCTACCACATTGCGGCCACAGACGGCGATATGGGGCATGTCGAAGACTTCCTGGTTGACGACGAGAACTGGTCGATCCGCTACATGGTTGTGGACACCAGTAACTGGTGGTTCGGCAGGAAGGTGCTGGTTTCGTCGGAGTGGATCACTCGCGTGGATTGGAACGAGTCTTTGCTGCACGTCGATCTGACGCGCGAGAAGATCAAGAGCAGCCCGGAGTACGATCCATCAGGTCACGTGCAACGCGAGTACGAGACGCGGTTGCACGATCACTACGGCCGGCCGGGCTACTGGCAACCCTGGCGGGACGAGGCGAAACGGAAGGCACGATAGCAGTGTTCGGCATGGCGGAAAGGGGAGCGGAAGGGAGGAGTCCGGGAGCCGGGTGGATCGAGGCGGAGCGGGTGCGGACGGATCGCGAGTGGGTGCGGGATCGGCGCGCGAGGGACCGGGAGAAAGCAGGGACTTGGATCGACGAGGACGTGTGATGACCGCCCGAGCGGTGTTCATGCCGGACGTGGAGAGCCAGGGGCGGGTGTGGTCCTGGATCACGACGGTGGACCACAAGCGCATCGGAGTGCTCTACGGTACCACTGCCTTCACCTTCTTCATCTTCGGTGGTCTCGAGGCGCTGGTGATGCGCGCCCAGCTGGCGCGGCCGGACAACACGCTGGTGGGGGCCCAGACCTACAACGAGCTGTTCACCATGCACGGGACCACCATGATCTTCCTGGCCGTGATGCCGCTGTCCACGGCCTTCATCAACTTCACGGTTCCGCTGCTCCTCGGCGCGCGGGACGTCGCCTTCCCCCGCCTCAATGCGCTCAGCTACTGGATCTTCCTCGCGGGCGGGCTCCTCCTCAACGCCAGCTGGCTCTTCGGCGCCGCCCCGGACGCCGGCTGGTTCGGCTATGCGAACCTCACCTCCACGCGGTTCTCGGCTGGCCTCAACGTCGACTTCTGGATGCTGGGCATCCAGATCCTCGGCATCTCCTCGATCCTGGGCGCCCTCAA
The nucleotide sequence above comes from Candidatus Methylomirabilota bacterium. Encoded proteins:
- a CDS encoding PRC-barrel domain-containing protein → MLRSVNGLRGFTIGATDGDIGQVEAFYFDDTCFTIRHLVVDTGSWLSGRKVLVSPMALGDIDWDNRRINAALTKAQVEKSPDIDTDRPVSRQQEVEYYRYYGYPSYWSGPYLWGGYPFPVTPPGRATALEHERRWEWRSEESGDPHLRSSAAVIGYHIAATDGDMGHVEDFLVDDENWSIRYMVVDTSNWWFGRKVLVSSEWITRVDWNESLLHVDLTREKIKSSPEYDPSGHVQREYETRLHDHYGRPGYWQPWRDEAKRKAR